One Helianthus annuus cultivar XRQ/B chromosome 12, HanXRQr2.0-SUNRISE, whole genome shotgun sequence genomic region harbors:
- the LOC110894381 gene encoding 14-3-3-like protein GF14 iota yields MSNEKERETHVYTAKLAEQAERYEEMVECMKSVAKLNVELTVEERNLLSVGYKNVIGARRASWRIMSSIEQKEESKGNESNVTLIKGYCRKVEDELAKICSDILEIIDKHLIPSSGSGEATVFYYKMKGDYYRYLAEFKTDQERKDAAEQSLKGYEAAAAAANTELPSTHPIRLGLALNFSVFYYEIMNSPERACHLAKQAFDEAIADLDSLSEESYKDSTLIMQLLRDNLTLWTSDLPEDGGDENQPKGEEPKPAEPEKKQ; encoded by the exons ATGTCTAACGAAAAGGAGAGAGAAACTCATGTTTACACCGCCAAGCTTGCGGAACAAGCCGAGCGTTACGAAG AGATGGTTGAATGTATGAAGAGTGTTGCAAAACTAAACGTTGAACTTACTGTTGAAGAGCGCAACCTGCTTTCAGTTGGATACAAGAATGTGATCGGTGCAAGGAGGGCATCTTGGCGTATCATGTCATCAATTGAACAAAAAGAGGAATCAAAGGGAAATGAAAGCAATGTTACCCTAATAAAAGGCTACTGCCGAAAGGTTGAAGACGAGCTTGCCAAAATTTGCAGTGACATTCTTGAGATCATAGATAAGCATCTCATACCTTCTTCGGGTTCCGGAGAAGCTACTGTTTTCTACTACAAGAT GAAAGGCGACTACTATCGGTACCTTGCTGAATTCAAGACGGACCAGGAACGGAAGGATGCTGCTGAACAGTCTTTGAAAGGCTATGAG GCTGCAGCTGCTGCTGCGAACACAGAACTCCCTTCAACCCACCCAATTCGTCTCGGCCTTGCTCTCAATTTCTCAGTGTTCTACTACGAAATTATGAATTCTCCCGAGAG GGCTTGCCATTTGGCTAAACAAGCTTTTGATGAGGCAATTGCTGATCTGGACTCGTTAAGTGAAGAATCGTACAAGGACAGCACCTTGATCATGCAGCTCTTGAGAGATAACCTCACTCTTTGGACCTCTGATCTGCCTGAAGATGGAG GTGATGAAAACCAGCCCAAGGGTGAAGAACCCAAACCAGCTGAACCAGAG AAGAAGCAGTGA
- the LOC118484819 gene encoding uncharacterized protein LOC118484819 has translation MAKTKEKPGSSSSSSRGKGKEKEQPSKKRQYLGRVSESEEEEEMQLDPSDKPVWNSGSLDDQPEIWQPTLYNDCMNKLKNKAAAFICEREVDEPQLGQFGVYDKFRALGWEGALKCWDKDKSNLFLTEIQEWMATLKCHNFHRPSQMKLVGMVHGVPVEMSFDTLKKLGKYDSLPTREYMIPTLDDLLLKPEKHVTWNSMLADLFLPGRYGGVLYRKNLKIEAKLLHTICLLNVIPRRGDKEQVRFPEIPVLYSLMHGSPRFPIRYLIMHHLWICRNKYGRDIVPYCRIITGLMKQQKALTSEDRGLTKRHLPFTLDRLGNVWTYTSSERYHKLKSEGQRWRALKLGARELLPGEPDEPESDEELIPSGDDDYADEPTGGANVGFGAFHGGHGGTFYDYAQQPYEPGWAYSGSMQEVIESQRPPAAIFDTWSGSERSLFDQGTRNSASIERALKHSFDRNELWHRTHAYSQEVEMNNRYHDDQMRRMHADWHAGRPVVEDPQHVDYASLPPYDGSVSYPTPQLHHSQWLDPRRQEGPQQQEGSSSGSFGFGEWNDMMSSIFGPPGPRYY, from the coding sequence ATGGCAAAGACAAAGGAAAAGCCGGGGTCAAGTTCATCCTCATCAAGAGGCAAGGGCAAGGAAAAGGAGCAGCCATCGAAGAAGAGGCAATATCTGGGTAGGGTAAGCGAAAGCGAGGAAGAAGAAGAGATGCAGTTAGACCCAAGTGATAAACCGGTGTGGAATTCGGGGTCGTTGGATGATCAACCCGAAATCTGGCAACCAACCCTGTATAACGACTGCATGAACAAGTTAAAGAATAAAGCAGCCGCATTCATCTGTGAAAGAGAGGTTGATGAGCCTCAGTTGGGCCAGTTCGGGGTGTATGACAAGTTCCGTGCTTTGGGTTGGGAAGGAGCACTCAAGTGTTGGGATAAGGATAAGAGCAATTTGTTTTTGACTGAGATTCAGGAGTGGATGGCAACGCTTAAATGTCACAACTTCCACAGGCCATCACAAATGAAGTTGGTTGGGATGGTACATGGGGTACCAGTTGAAATGTCATTCGATACGTTGAAGAAGTTGGGAAAATATGATAGCCTTCCAACTAGGGAGTACATGATTCCCACGCTTGATGATTTATTGCTCAAACCCGAGAAGCACGTGACATGGAACAGTATGTTGGCGGATTTGTTTTTGCCCGGTAGGTATGGTGGCGTGTTATACCGAAAAAATCTGAAGATAGAAGCCAAGCTCTTGCATACGATCTGTTTACTTAATGTCATCCCAAGGAGAGGGGATAAAGAGCAGGTGAGGTTTCCAGAGATACCTGTTCTGTATTCATTGATGCATGGCTCCCCACGCTTTCCAATTCGCTACCTGATTATGCACCATTTGTGGATATGCCGGAACAAATACGGGAGAGACATTGTCCCGTACTGTCGCATCATAACGGGCTTAATGAAACAGCAGAAGGCACTCACATCTGAAGACCGCGGTTTAACGAAAAGGCACTTGCCTTTTACTTTGGATAGGTTGGGAAACGTTTGGACATACACTTCGTCTGAACGTTATCACAAGCTGAAATCGGAGGGTCAACGGTGGAGGGCGTTGAAATTAGGTGCAAGGGAGTTGTTACCGGGAGAACCGGATGAACCTGAAAGCGATGAAGAGTTAATTCCGAGTGGGGATGATGATTACGCAGACGAGCCAACGGGTGGTGCAAATGTTGGTTTTGGGGCTTTTCATGGTGGTCATGGTGGCACATTTTACGACTATGCGCAGCAACCATATGAGCCGGGGTGGGCTTATAGTGGTTCAATGCAGGAGGTGATCGAGAGCCAACGCCCGCCGGCGGCCATCTTTGATACTTGGTCGGGTTCGGAGAGGTCGTTATTTGATCAAGGCACGCGGAATAGCGCTAGTATTGAGCGGGCGCTTAAACATAGCTTCGACCGCAATGAATTATGGCACCGGACCCACGCATATTCGCAGGAGGTGGAAATGAATAACCGATATCACGATGATCAGATGAGGCGGatgcatgcggattggcatgccggaaggccggtggttgaggatccacaacatgtggattatgcctcATTGCCACCGTATGATGGCAGCGTTTCGTATCCGACTCCACAACTCCACCATTCTCAGTGGCTTGATCCAAGACGGCAAGAGGGACCACAACAACAAGAGGGAAGCAGTAGCGGCTCGTTCGGGTTTGGAGAATGGAACGATATGATGTCGTCCATTTTTGGGCCCCCAGGACCGCGTTATTATTGA